From one Mytilus edulis chromosome 1, xbMytEdul2.2, whole genome shotgun sequence genomic stretch:
- the LOC139481988 gene encoding uncharacterized protein, protein MDGVMDKLIEDDILRLEDRSRILANRNPRLQIHAILEIVVKKGAYDNFIRALETSGNSHIIERLENIDYNCEKTDLSKEDIQEEIDQSDGCENNRNHTKTEQSDKLQKQLKNMMSENEHLRVQQKSVRMELELKQKKMQELNKEVNVFKAQNKQLNERIKLLCNSDKLKDRLSNIELKVREKDTEHGLLETEINEKENEVQQLQDDCNKLKLELAEKTDQLEALSEQMKALREDLGVARKERYELKVKLDEMNVNLNEKWTLMMNVLENKLSQSRRIPTRLSSEQKEPILPTIRSNQTTPLKFVDNRYSLTPKDKLKLRTQQAQTVAPKNAVRDKKTAFCGTKPRSFNKFLK, encoded by the exons ATGGATGGTGTAATGGACAAACTGATTGAAGATGACATACTGCGACTTGAAGACAGGTCTAGAATTCTGGCAAATAGAAACCCGCGTCTTCAAATTCATGCGATATTGGAAATTGTTGTGAAGAAAGGAGCCTATGACAACTTCATTAGAGCATTAGAGACCTCTGGAAATAGCCACATCATAGAACGTTTAGAAAATATAGATTATAACTGCG AAAAGACAGACTTGTCAAAAGAAGATATACAAGAAGAGATTGACCAG AGCGATGGATGTGAAAACAATAGGAACCACACCAAAACTGAGCAAAGTGACAAACTACAGAAGCAGCTGAAAAATATGATGAGTGAGAACGAACACTTGAGAGTCCAACAAAAAAGTGTAAGAATGGAACTGGAGTTGAAACAAAAGAAGATGCAAGAACTAAACAAAGAAGTAAACGTTTTTAAAGCACAGAATAAACAGCTGAATGAGAGAATTAAACTGCTTTGTAATAGTGATAAACTTAAGGACAGATTAAGCAACATTGAATTAAAAGTAAGAGAAAAGGACACAGAACATGGACTTTTAGAGacagaaataaatgaaaaagagAACGAAGTACAACAACTTCAAGACGATTGCAACAAACTTAAATTGGAATTAGCAGAAAAGACCGACCAGCTTGAAGCTTTAAGCGAACAAATGAAAGCACTGCGAGAAGACCTTGGAGTTGCAAGGAAAGAACGTTATGAATTAAAGGTGAAGTTAGATGAAATGAACGTGAATTTAAATGAGAAATGGACGCTTATGATGAATGTGTTGGAGAATAAATTAAGTCAGAGTCGACGAATACCTACGAGACTATCATCCGAACAAAAAGAACCAATACTTCCAACAATAAGATCAAACCAAACTACACCTTTGAAATTCGTGGATAACCGTTATAGCCTAACTCCAAAGGACAAATTAAAATTACGAACACAACAGGCACAAACTGTGGCCCCGAAAAATGCTGTGAGAGATAAAAAGACAGCTTTCTGTGGAACAAAACCAAGATCtttcaataaatttttaaaataa